In Fragaria vesca subsp. vesca linkage group LG5, FraVesHawaii_1.0, whole genome shotgun sequence, the genomic stretch CTTGACAGAGTTGACCCAACTGTTGTGATCATAAAAAGAGCAAAGCTCTCTTGCTGTCCTTGCATCCCACAGCTTGACAACACCGTCCTTCCCACCAGAGGCTACCAGAGACTTTGTAGGGTGCCAGTCGACACTGGTCACATTCCAACTATGGCCAGTCAATCTGCGCTCCTCTTGGCAGGTCTCATAATCCCAGACCTTAACAAGTGTATCGTCCGAACAGGAGCAGAACTTCAAAATTGGTCCTGCAGAAGCTCAAGTCGCGAACGGCTTCCTGGTGAGCAGATTGTTTGACAAGCACATTGGTCATGTTGGTCTTCCAGTACTTGATGCATCCCCCATCATCACCAGAGATCCAGTCTTCATGTTCAAAACTCCACACCATGGACCTGATGGAATGATCATGAGCCTCCTCAACGGTCAATTCATGGCGAAACGAGAGGCCATCCCAAACAGTGAACTCGCCGTTTCGGGAGCCGGTGATCAGCCTGCCGGAAGGTGTCCACAGAACCCGATTGATCGCAGAAGCGCGGGTCCTGTAATTTCTACAACAACGTACAAGCCTTGAAGCCGGCGCCGACCTTGATGGGATGCCGGAATAAACAACCGCCGACGACATCCGGTTCTGGGCGTATCGGACGACGGAGGCGACTTGGGTTTGGTGCCGAATCGGACCAGATGCCTTGAACGACGGTTGAGGACGGCTATAAGGGTGGTGCCGGTGACACTCCGGCGCCATTCTGATACTCCGATGATCGAAACCCTAGACGGAATTGGGGATTGGGGAAAGAGAGACAGAGAGAGCGAGAGTCGAAAAAGGGAAACCCTAGATGGAATTGGGAATTGGGGAAACAGAGAGAGCGAGTTTGAGAAAGCAATTGGCGTTGTTGGCTCCGTTCACGCATATATAAAGGCCTATTTACGCGTATTCGCCCATTTTCACGCGTATTTCTTACTGTGAAAAATAAATTACAATATTTTATTCAAAAACTTTACAATCTAATTCTCAAAAAAAATGCAAAAAATTACATTCTTTATGTAAATTAAAACTTTGACATTTTTCTTTTCTTTCTTCTAACCTGTAAGTTTCATTATTCACATTTATATAGTCAAACTTCTATAAATGAATAATGT encodes the following:
- the LOC101296783 gene encoding flowering time control protein FY-like; its protein translation is MAPECHRHHPYSRPQPSFKASGPIRHQTQVASVVRYAQNRMSSAVVYSGIPSRSAPASRLVRCCRNYRTRASAINRVLWTPSGRLITGSRNGEFTVWDGLSFRHELTVEEAHDHSIRSMVWSFEHEDWISGDDGGCIKYWKTNMTNVWDYETCQEERRLTGHSWNVTSVDWHPTKSLVASGGKDGVVKLWDARTARELCSFYDHNSWVNSVKWNQNGNWLLTASKDQEDYLVSGTGDGSILHWLVGHLSPQVQLPNAHNSNNYNNSVWDLKWHPMGHMLCSGSNDRTTKFWCNNDESDINENQSFGVLNSAFAAYMSCSFPLPFHEEQPSLVAKREGTVIPGVGIAI